The window GGGCATATTCTACACAAGAACTCGGCGTCTTGTTCTATTTGTTTCTCTTTGTCATCAGTTATCATATCTACCAAATACATATCTTCGTTTTTGACATCAATCAGTTCTTTAAACACGTCACTGTGTAACTTTATAACTGGGTTACCGATCAATAACTCATATCGGAATTTCTTAACCACATAAGCAGAAATCATTATTCTCTTATCGTTAATTTTCATTGGTACTTTGACAAACGATACACAGGTTTCTGTTGTTTCACTTACCGCACCTTTAAACGTAAATGTATTACAAGGTTTCTCTTTTAACCCTAACTTTTCAACTAGCTTCGCATCTACAAACGAAGTAGGACTACCTGTATCGCACAAAGCTTGtaccttttttcttttaatctCACAATTGataaccaattttttaccAACTAATGGTTCTTCTTGAACTAAGAACACTAGAGGAAGATCTTCCAAATCTCTCCTCTCCTCAATATCACCCGTCTTGTGATTTTCTGTCACGCAAGGTATATTGGAATACATAAAATCATCATTCTTTACAACATCATCAATAGGAGAAGCAACGTTACCCAAATAGGTATCCTTTTGAAGTGAAGTCTCGACAGAATGTTTAGCTGCAGTAGTCATATTAGTAAGTGCAGCGGAAGTAGGAACATCTTTTTGATGTATAGTAGTATCATGGTGTGGGGCTGCGGTAGTAACTCTCTTAGTTATACCACATCGTTTACCTGTCTTGTGTCTCTTAATAGGAAGGCCTCGCATCACCAGGGCAATTAGCTCTTGCATGCTCTGGGGAGCCACAGTTGAAACACAACTTGTTTCTTCTACAAACATTGTAAAACTTCTCTTGGAAGTTATCCTTTCTATAGGAATTCTTCCCTCCTTTGTCTCTTCCGGTATATCTTCTCCCGGCATTCGAATAACCACGTCTTGTGTTATCGATCGCATTCATTATGTAATCTAAGTCCTTATCTAATTTATTCGTATTTCCAACAAGGTTACTGTCAAAATTCAATGAAACATCCAAGTCTTCACGGCAATGTTCGGTTCTTACAGCAGCATTGACAGCATCAATTAACTTGTCAAAACGGTGCATTCTCATCAATTGGCGAGTTTGAATCTTCAGTCCTTGTATGAACAAATCAATGGCAAAATCATCTGACATATAATTACGAGGTAACATGTCATAGTACGTCATAAACTGTTTAACATACGTATCGACATCCTCCTTTTGTGAAACTCGCTTCAACTTTTCCACGATCTGGTACGAGTCTATCTTGGAACTATAGTAATCCTTAAAGTCAGCGGCAAATGCAGAGTATGTCATAGCTCTACAGTCGTTATGGTTAAAGTAGTTAGTGAACCATTGTAAAGCATTATCAGTAAGATTTTGACCtacaaaacaaattttcaCGTAATCGTCTTTAATACCACACATAGCAAATTGGGTTTCGAAACTCAACAAAAATGCTGGAATTCTGGAAACATCCTTTTTGGCTCCAGAGAACTTAAATGGGGCGATAACAGTTAGATGCTGATTCATTCTtgaaatttaattttagcgGCGCTACCAGGTGTTATGTCGCAGAGAGGATATACTGAGAGGGGCAGGGTTAGTAAACAGATTTGATACTTTGCTATTTATATCAAGGCAGATGTAATAGTTTGTTGCTtgatcttttatatatttttaactaataaaactatataACTCATCTATTTCATAATCAACtttctaaataaatcatctctttatatatgatttattttcacctttttccttatgtttgtattaactttttctaatgTTTCTTCGTTGTCCGCTGGGCATATTTTCCTTCTTGCGGCGATCTCCGTATGTTCGGTCTTCTCCGTATTCTCGGAAGTACTTGCATCTCGTATAAAACGTGACACACACAATTCTACTTCATAACAGAGTATCGTAAGCGTAACTCAGGATTAGTCGTAATAATTACGGGTTCGGATTAtggtaattaatttcttgttttatttcggtctttacatataataatatatataataaagatttatttaaaactataactTAAAGACTTTTGATGAATaacttgataataaatcatctctttatatatgatttattttcacatttatatttgacgttcatattaatcttttccaaCATTTCGTTGTTGTTCCTTAGGCGGCATCTTGGTTACGGTGTTTTCCTGTAAAAGTGATTTCCATTACGGAGACTTCCTATTAAGGTAATTTCCATTGCGGAGACTTCCTATTAAGGTAATTTCCATTACGGAGACTTCCTATTAAGGTAATTTCCATTACGGAGATTTCCTGTATGTTGGTTGTAATATATGTTTACTTGGTTTCATATTACGACATGgagtttttctttcaagGTTAGATATTATAACCAtgtattataattatagaAAGGATATGGTTATTTATGATCAGTAAGCACGATTAGTAACGCATTACCAGTTAAGTATCATCAGAACCAACAATGAAATAAGGGAATAAGAATAAGATCTATAACAATTAAGAAAAGTATGAATATCTACAACAATATTCTTCATGATTAagttatagttttaattaatctttattattatatgtaaaGACCTAAATAGAACAAGAAAACAATTACCAAAATCCAAATTCGCAGTCACCATGAATAATCCTGAATTAAGCTTACAATAGAAGTGGCCATTATAAGATCATTTTATAACTTTAGTCTTacatattataaaaaaaattacgaATGTATAAAACTCGATGGAAATgaaatgatattaaaagaagttAGCAAAAAAGACAATGGTCATTTCTgactattattttgaaaagacAATTAGATGagatatttataatattattggtcAATTTGGAAAACGTCGGTCAAAATAGTTGTAAAGTTTTGAAGGAATTGACTGAAAGTGATATTATATGGATCTAAATTCCCAGTTAATCGAAccttttgtttataaataatattttgcGCAATTATTTATGTTCCAACCCggccatttttattttatttttattttatttttatttatttttatttatttttaatatttggcTTGtctgtttgttttttttttttttttaaatacatgttttacaattaaaaaatggatCAAAAATCtaaagtaataaaaacacaacaagaataaaaaatggaaagtGCACTTTTTGAACCTAATTCTGATTTTAGGAGAAAGCCTAATTCAGGCGAAAATGAgtataaacaaaatgatTTAAGTGGTATCATTGAAGATAGTGCTGGTAGAAAGCCTAATTCCTTATCGAATGTCGATAGACACACTATtactaccaataataatactcatagtaataataataacgataatTATAACAGCAATTCTACTAAtcataatgataatgataatatttataacaataatagcaataacaataatactattaataaaaatattaatggtTCTGAAAAAAGACTAACCAGTCGTCAATGGTTTTACGAAGATCAGCAACgatttattgattttataaTGATTTTAATCGACCAATTAACTTGGACAGACCATTTGAATTTTACTTAtgctttaaaattattaagaGAAAACTACAATTATCCATTTGTGGACAGTAAGACGTTGAAACATAGATATAATGAATTGATTTctaattattatcaaaaacaGCATACCCATGAGACATTAACTGAAATTGATCACAAAGTTGGGTTGTTTTTACAAAAGAAGCATCAAAGTGATTTAAAAAGGTCTAAGAAATCTATTCCTGCTGCTAACGACAGTAAGAATGCTACGGAAAGTTATAATGGTGTTGTTACCGCACAAAAGCCATCTCTAAATAAAACGAGTCATGGTATTCCAAAAAACAACGATTCTAGTGCTATTACTGCTTATAACCCGCAGTACCAATCTTCCTTATTGCATAAATTTAAAGTAAGCAAAACATCATCGCCAAACACTAATAAAACAAGTAATTATAACAACATCATGCCCACGAATGTTAAAGCAGCATCGGCACTCTCATCGTCTCCCTCTCCGTCTTCTCCTTCACCTGCTTCCTTTCCCTCTGCATCGGTTGCAGCATTTAATACTCCCTCTGATT is drawn from Saccharomycodes ludwigii strain NBRC 1722 chromosome V, whole genome shotgun sequence and contains these coding sequences:
- a CDS encoding uncharacterized protein (similar to Saccharomyces cerevisiae YGR109W-A | retrotransposon gene), whose protein sequence is MNQHLTVIAPFKFSGAKKDVSRIPAFLLSFETQFAMCGIKDDYVKICFVGQNLTDNALQWFTNYFNHNDCRAMTYSAFAADFKDYYSSKIDSYQIVEKLKRVSQKEDVDTYVKQFMTYYDMLPRNYMSDDFAIDLFIQGLKIQTRQLMRMHRFDKLIDAVNAAVRTEHCREDLDVSLNFDSNLVGNTNKLDKDLDYIMNAIDNTRRGYSNAGRRYTGRDKGGKNSYRKDNFQEKFYNVCRRNKLCFNCGSPEHARANCPGDARPSY